The following proteins are co-located in the Bradyrhizobium sp. AZCC 2176 genome:
- a CDS encoding SufE family protein: MTIDEIRDNFELLEEWDDRYRYVIELGRTLDPMPEAEHSAQNKVNGCVSQVWLSRQIDRAGNGEPRLKYLGDSDAHIVRGLIAILLTLFSGHTPQQILATDALAVFDEFGFREHLTPQRSNGLRSMVERIRSDAREALAAAS, translated from the coding sequence ATGACGATCGACGAAATCAGGGACAATTTCGAACTGCTGGAGGAGTGGGACGACCGCTACCGCTACGTGATCGAACTCGGCCGCACGCTTGATCCGATGCCGGAGGCCGAGCATTCCGCCCAAAACAAGGTCAATGGCTGCGTCAGCCAGGTTTGGCTCTCCAGGCAGATCGATCGTGCCGGCAACGGCGAGCCACGGCTGAAATATCTGGGCGATAGCGACGCCCATATCGTGCGCGGCCTGATCGCGATCCTGCTCACGCTTTTTTCCGGCCACACGCCGCAGCAGATCCTGGCAACGGATGCGCTTGCCGTATTCGACGAATTCGGATTTCGCGAGCACCTGACGCCGCAGCGCTCCAACGGCCTGCGCTCGATGGTCGAGCGCATCCGCTCCGACGCGCGCGAGGCGCTGGCCGCGGCTTCCTGA
- a CDS encoding DUF5330 domain-containing protein, whose translation MFFLLRMAFWLGLVLVLLPREKTPESDKVPQIGASEAVSAATAAVSDMGQFCKRQPAACEVGGQAATAIGQRAQDGARQLYKIITKPDHPSAPDKKPDHTSSIGDDAEAVVVNASPTEALTDDDMAIEWRLPRTPLASK comes from the coding sequence ATGTTTTTTCTGCTTCGCATGGCATTCTGGCTCGGGCTCGTGCTCGTGCTGTTGCCCAGGGAAAAGACGCCTGAATCGGACAAGGTGCCGCAGATCGGCGCTTCCGAAGCCGTATCGGCTGCGACCGCGGCCGTCTCCGACATGGGCCAGTTCTGCAAGCGCCAGCCGGCGGCCTGCGAGGTCGGCGGCCAGGCGGCGACGGCGATCGGGCAGCGCGCCCAGGATGGCGCCCGCCAGTTGTACAAGATCATCACCAAGCCCGATCATCCCAGCGCCCCGGACAAAAAGCCCGACCATACCAGCTCGATCGGCGACGACGCCGAGGCCGTGGTCGTGAACGCATCGCCCACCGAGGCGCTGACGGATGACGACATGGCGATCGAATGGCGGCTGCCGCGGACGCCGTTGGCCTCAAAATAG
- a CDS encoding peptidoglycan-binding domain-containing protein yields the protein MPRRIDDDDEMPRRRRRGAKAAAIGVEEERGLVMRLVLRSPKDMVAGLLAAAAICAIVANALFLQAGRHPSPMFGSVVTLPTPQAAVSPLPRPRPVELTARPGEAEPPEIRPVEARGADPRHVEIKSADPKSDTKNDTKSDSKNPDPMTNLVVKSTGAPTAAPSNVARPPAPIPATAQSAGARRVAAVQRALTQYGYGQLKPTGAVGSDTQAAISKFERDRKLPVTGQMSDRLVKELTTMIGHPID from the coding sequence GTGCCCAGGCGTATTGATGACGATGACGAGATGCCGCGCCGCCGCCGTCGCGGCGCGAAAGCGGCTGCGATCGGAGTGGAGGAAGAGCGCGGCCTTGTGATGCGCCTTGTCCTGCGCAGTCCGAAAGACATGGTCGCGGGCCTGCTCGCCGCTGCTGCGATTTGCGCCATCGTCGCCAATGCGTTGTTCCTGCAGGCCGGACGCCATCCGTCGCCGATGTTCGGTTCGGTCGTGACGCTGCCGACGCCGCAAGCCGCCGTGAGCCCGCTGCCGCGGCCGCGCCCGGTCGAACTGACCGCAAGGCCGGGCGAGGCTGAGCCTCCGGAAATCAGGCCCGTCGAGGCGAGGGGCGCTGATCCCAGACATGTCGAGATCAAAAGCGCCGATCCCAAGAGTGATACCAAGAATGATACCAAGAGCGATTCCAAAAACCCTGACCCGATGACCAATCTGGTGGTCAAGTCGACCGGTGCGCCCACGGCTGCGCCTTCGAATGTAGCGCGTCCGCCGGCGCCGATTCCGGCCACCGCGCAAAGCGCCGGCGCGCGCCGCGTAGCAGCGGTGCAGCGCGCGCTCACGCAATATGGCTACGGCCAGTTGAAGCCGACCGGCGCGGTCGGTTCGGATACGCAGGCCGCAATCTCGAAATTCGAGCGCGACCGCAAGCTCCCGGTGACCGGCCAGATGTCCGATCGCCTGGTGAAGGAGCTCACGACGATGATCGGGCATCCGATCGACTAG
- a CDS encoding ArnT family glycosyltransferase, with protein sequence MSSITTSALDTPVRRSVERTCDDLAIFVLAVVALIAGLTFRDYGLGWDDYTHAEYADLLLRMYGSGFKDTGALSFANLYMYGGGFDMAAALLHKIIPLELFETRRLLGAVVGLIGLAVTWRLARRVGGPLAGFATLLLLALCPTFYGHMFMNPKDAPFAVSMVILILGLVRLAEEYPAPSPRTTLIVGLGAGLAIGCRILGGLALVYAMVGFLPLLIEDVRTQGSREAIRRFGHVVYVLLPGLVFGYLIMGLVWPWSIMEADHPFKALTYFSHFFEKPWKEMFDGALVSVPDMPWSYLPTLFALQLPEVLLALLVAGVVGTFMSLSRADVTARRKTIFLMLTLAASLPLVIAMVKRPALYNGIRHFVFVIPPMAVLAGVSFAWAMNWLKNNHRRWQPAALAVFSFGLLLPLSEMIRLHPYEYTHFNHIAGTVRSADSLFMLDYWGLALKQASDGLREELVDRQESPPQGRKWKVAVCGPQRPAQVALGPDFTIGWDSQSADFAMTLGEFYCKGLTAPVMVEIKRDDVVFARVYDIRGRAISTLLAIPAP encoded by the coding sequence ATGTCATCGATCACGACTTCTGCCCTCGATACGCCCGTGCGGCGCTCGGTGGAGCGGACCTGCGACGACCTTGCCATCTTTGTGCTGGCCGTGGTCGCCCTTATCGCGGGCCTGACCTTCCGTGACTACGGGCTCGGCTGGGACGACTACACACACGCCGAATATGCCGATCTGCTGTTGCGGATGTACGGTTCCGGCTTCAAGGACACCGGCGCGCTGTCGTTCGCCAATCTCTACATGTATGGCGGCGGCTTCGACATGGCGGCGGCGCTGCTGCACAAGATCATCCCGCTCGAACTGTTTGAAACGCGCCGCCTGCTCGGCGCCGTGGTCGGCCTGATCGGCCTTGCCGTGACCTGGCGGCTGGCGCGGCGCGTCGGCGGCCCGCTTGCCGGGTTCGCCACGCTATTGCTGCTGGCGCTATGCCCGACCTTCTACGGGCACATGTTCATGAACCCGAAGGACGCGCCGTTTGCCGTCTCGATGGTGATCCTGATCCTGGGTCTGGTGCGCCTCGCCGAGGAATATCCCGCGCCCTCGCCGCGAACCACCCTGATCGTCGGCCTCGGCGCCGGCCTTGCCATCGGCTGCCGGATTCTCGGCGGTCTGGCGCTGGTCTATGCGATGGTCGGCTTCCTCCCGCTGCTGATCGAGGACGTTCGCACGCAAGGCTCGCGCGAAGCCATCCGCCGCTTCGGCCATGTCGTATACGTGCTGCTGCCCGGCCTCGTGTTCGGATACCTGATCATGGGCCTGGTGTGGCCGTGGTCGATCATGGAAGCGGACCATCCCTTCAAGGCGCTGACGTATTTCTCGCACTTCTTCGAAAAGCCGTGGAAGGAAATGTTCGACGGCGCGCTGGTGTCGGTGCCTGATATGCCGTGGTCCTACCTGCCGACGCTGTTCGCGCTGCAGCTTCCGGAAGTATTGCTCGCGCTGCTGGTCGCCGGCGTCGTCGGCACCTTCATGTCGCTGTCGCGCGCGGACGTCACGGCCCGCCGCAAGACCATCTTCCTGATGCTGACGCTGGCGGCCAGCCTGCCGCTGGTGATCGCGATGGTGAAGCGGCCGGCGCTCTACAACGGCATCCGGCATTTCGTTTTCGTCATCCCGCCGATGGCGGTGCTCGCCGGGGTATCGTTCGCCTGGGCCATGAACTGGCTCAAGAACAATCACCGTCGCTGGCAGCCTGCCGCGCTGGCGGTGTTCTCCTTCGGCTTGCTGTTGCCGCTCAGCGAGATGATCCGCCTGCACCCCTACGAATACACCCATTTCAACCACATCGCCGGCACGGTGCGCTCCGCCGACAGCCTGTTCATGCTGGATTATTGGGGGCTGGCGCTGAAACAGGCGTCCGACGGGCTGCGCGAAGAACTGGTCGATCGGCAGGAATCGCCGCCGCAGGGACGCAAATGGAAGGTCGCGGTATGCGGCCCGCAGCGCCCGGCGCAGGTGGCGCTCGGCCCCGACTTCACCATCGGCTGGGACAGCCAGTCCGCCGACTTCGCGATGACGCTGGGCGAGTTCTACTGCAAGGGCCTCACCGCGCCCGTCATGGTGGAGATCAAACGTGACGATGTCGTATTCGCGCGCGTCTACGACATTCGCGGCCGCGCCATATCGACACTGCTGGCGATTCCGGCGCCGTAA
- a CDS encoding DUF1491 family protein, whose product MRLKSSIWVAAYLRRCQTEGVFGAVRKRGAEEAGAVFVKVALLDGNAMLYAPAPQTVYDESRPAERLFAPASPQPVPEQSVEERLTKELRFDPDAWIVETEDRAGRHFLDLAKS is encoded by the coding sequence ATGCGATTGAAATCAAGCATTTGGGTAGCCGCTTATCTGCGACGCTGCCAGACCGAGGGCGTCTTTGGCGCCGTGCGCAAGCGCGGAGCCGAAGAGGCGGGCGCGGTGTTCGTCAAGGTGGCGCTGCTCGACGGCAACGCCATGCTGTACGCGCCGGCGCCGCAGACCGTCTATGACGAGAGCCGCCCCGCCGAGCGGCTGTTCGCGCCGGCGTCGCCGCAGCCGGTGCCGGAGCAATCCGTCGAAGAACGTCTCACCAAGGAACTCCGCTTCGATCCCGACGCCTGGATCGTCGAGACCGAGGACCGGGCAGGGCGGCATTTTCTGGATCTGGCGAAGTCTTAG
- a CDS encoding PAS domain-containing sensor histidine kinase, translating to MTVLSIIRDCLDALLHPSARYDALTRARHRAFIAPRLLGSLVALAAFPVYLAMRGAPTALEVAAFAWLIAPILLSWFLSRTGRYEGAHILSAMALAGLVMVVAITTGGIESFAAVWLIVVPLEAALSASRRVVAFASALALSCAALLIALGHFHLLPVMEPNAALRGVLMGTGVASATLYAAGLAVSAESLARTSVALLYVEEDRYRLLARNMSDVISRHSRNGAVEFISPAAEAMLGTPGARLTGHGLFDRVHVADRPAYLTALSDATRGSEQRVEFRLRRDAVRGQNISADFIWVEMRCRPLDQASAEAEVVAVMRDVTDRKVQEQALELARTAAEQADASKTRFLATMSHELRTPLNAIIGFSEMIVHEDAMMIDAARRREYAQLINDSGQHLLSVVNGILDMSKMETGNFEISPEPFAPRAALLHCCNLLALKARDNGVDLITRAAEDLPVMNGDPRAFKQIALNLVANAIKFTERGGSVTVSASVEGARLMLRVTDTGVGIAAEDLARIGDPFFQAGKTYQRKHEGTGLGLSIVKGLVGLHNGEMNVQSSVGEGTTVAVALPLDFAPSLTLSNNIATLKPALRPEQDQALQVKKRAQAY from the coding sequence GTGACTGTTTTGAGTATCATCCGCGATTGTCTCGATGCCTTGCTGCATCCCTCGGCACGATATGATGCGCTGACGCGTGCGCGTCATCGCGCATTCATTGCGCCGCGGCTGCTCGGCAGTCTGGTGGCGCTTGCGGCTTTTCCGGTCTATCTGGCGATGCGCGGCGCGCCCACGGCGCTCGAGGTCGCGGCTTTCGCCTGGCTGATCGCACCCATTCTGTTGTCCTGGTTCCTGTCGCGCACCGGCCGCTACGAAGGCGCGCACATCCTGTCCGCGATGGCACTGGCGGGCCTCGTCATGGTGGTTGCCATCACCACCGGCGGCATCGAATCATTCGCTGCGGTCTGGCTCATCGTCGTTCCCTTGGAAGCCGCGCTGTCGGCCTCGCGCCGCGTGGTCGCGTTCGCTTCCGCGCTGGCGCTGTCGTGCGCAGCCTTGTTGATCGCGCTCGGACATTTCCACCTCCTGCCGGTGATGGAGCCGAACGCGGCCCTGCGTGGCGTCCTGATGGGGACGGGCGTCGCTTCCGCGACGCTCTATGCGGCAGGACTGGCGGTCAGCGCGGAATCGCTGGCGCGCACTTCCGTGGCACTGCTCTATGTCGAGGAAGACCGTTACCGCTTGCTCGCGCGAAACATGAGTGACGTGATTTCACGTCACAGCCGCAATGGCGCCGTGGAGTTCATTTCGCCGGCGGCGGAAGCCATGCTCGGCACGCCGGGCGCCCGGCTCACCGGCCATGGCCTGTTCGATCGCGTCCATGTCGCCGATCGTCCGGCCTATCTCACGGCGCTGTCGGATGCGACGCGCGGCAGCGAGCAACGCGTCGAGTTCCGTCTCCGCCGCGACGCGGTTCGCGGCCAGAACATTTCCGCGGATTTCATCTGGGTCGAGATGCGTTGCCGGCCGCTCGATCAGGCTTCGGCCGAGGCCGAGGTCGTCGCTGTGATGCGCGACGTCACCGACCGCAAGGTGCAGGAGCAGGCGCTGGAACTGGCGCGCACCGCGGCCGAGCAGGCGGATGCTTCCAAGACGCGATTCCTGGCCACCATGAGCCACGAGTTGCGCACGCCGCTGAACGCCATCATCGGCTTCTCCGAGATGATCGTGCACGAAGACGCGATGATGATCGATGCTGCGCGCCGCAGGGAATACGCGCAGCTCATCAACGATTCCGGCCAGCATCTGCTGTCGGTCGTCAACGGCATCCTCGACATGTCCAAGATGGAAACCGGCAATTTCGAAATTTCGCCGGAGCCGTTCGCGCCGCGCGCGGCGCTGTTGCACTGCTGCAATTTGCTGGCGCTGAAGGCGCGGGACAACGGCGTCGATTTGATCACGCGTGCCGCGGAAGACCTGCCCGTGATGAACGGCGATCCCCGCGCGTTCAAGCAGATCGCGCTGAACCTCGTCGCCAATGCCATCAAGTTCACCGAGCGCGGCGGCAGCGTGACGGTTTCCGCTTCGGTCGAGGGCGCACGGCTGATGTTGCGTGTCACCGATACCGGGGTCGGGATCGCCGCCGAGGATCTCGCACGGATCGGCGATCCGTTCTTCCAGGCCGGCAAGACCTATCAGCGCAAGCACGAAGGCACCGGCCTCGGCTTGTCGATCGTGAAGGGCCTGGTCGGATTGCACAATGGCGAAATGAACGTGCAGAGCAGCGTCGGCGAGGGCACCACGGTGGCTGTCGCATTGCCGCTTGACTTTGCGCCGTCGCTGACGCTTTCAAACAACATCGCGACGCTGAAACCGGCGCTGCGACCCGAACAGGATCAAGCTCTTCAGGTGAAGAAACGTGCCCAGGCGTATTGA
- a CDS encoding DUF2336 domain-containing protein — MTAAPLFPGFDGLMTLSRREGVDIRPTLLRVLTDLYVQTSAHSADEERQFIELTSRLIDQVDDATRAAVRARLAIYPATPAEVMDQLGLRRSHPGEALPVAAAITAAPTTGAPTMKEPTEAQLRMASSLSMRPNDAAEISDMFFAAGASERAMILHNLADTPLKASPRIPAARAARALHILEMAAFAEDAENFALELGEALILPQRIAEQVVHDPGGEPLACAARALDMPSAAFQRVLLFLNPEFGSSVHNVYRLSRLYDRLSERSALIMLAAWRGSTMAVTRAKYRAALYDDERQRARAANSQTRPAVQPGTAPAIRTGTDGPKR; from the coding sequence ATGACCGCAGCTCCATTGTTTCCGGGATTCGACGGGCTGATGACGCTCTCGCGCCGCGAGGGTGTCGATATCAGGCCGACCTTGCTGCGCGTGCTGACCGACCTCTATGTCCAGACCAGCGCCCATTCCGCCGACGAGGAGCGTCAGTTCATCGAGCTGACGTCCCGCCTGATCGACCAGGTCGACGACGCCACCCGCGCCGCGGTACGGGCGCGGCTCGCGATCTATCCGGCGACACCGGCCGAGGTCATGGACCAGCTCGGGCTGCGGCGTTCGCACCCCGGCGAGGCCCTGCCGGTCGCAGCCGCGATTACCGCCGCTCCCACCACCGGTGCGCCGACGATGAAGGAGCCGACCGAAGCGCAGTTGCGGATGGCGTCCAGCCTGTCGATGCGGCCCAACGATGCGGCCGAAATCAGCGACATGTTCTTTGCGGCGGGCGCCAGCGAGCGTGCGATGATCCTGCACAATCTCGCCGACACGCCGCTGAAGGCCTCGCCGCGCATTCCCGCGGCCCGCGCCGCCCGCGCGCTCCATATCCTGGAGATGGCCGCATTCGCCGAGGACGCCGAAAACTTCGCGCTCGAACTCGGCGAAGCATTGATCCTGCCGCAGCGGATTGCCGAACAGGTGGTGCACGATCCCGGTGGCGAGCCGCTGGCCTGCGCCGCGCGTGCGCTGGACATGCCGAGCGCCGCATTCCAGCGCGTGCTGCTGTTCCTCAATCCGGAATTCGGCTCATCCGTGCACAACGTTTATCGGCTGTCGCGGCTGTACGACCGCCTGAGTGAACGATCCGCGCTCATCATGCTGGCCGCGTGGCGCGGCTCGACCATGGCGGTCACCCGCGCCAAATATCGCGCCGCGCTGTACGACGATGAACGCCAACGCGCCCGCGCGGCGAACTCGCAAACGCGGCCCGCGGTGCAGCCCGGAACGGCGCCGGCTATTCGCACCGGCACCGACGGCCCGAAACGCTAA
- a CDS encoding MucR family transcriptional regulator, whose protein sequence is MTDTAGKTPVELTANIVSAYLSNNPTQASEIPNLISQVHAALMRVSSGRPETPLEPAKPAVSVKKSMTPEYLVCLEDGKRFKSLKRHLRTQYNMTPEQYRDKWGLPPDYPMVAPNYAVARSQLAKKMGLGQQARKRK, encoded by the coding sequence ATGACCGATACCGCCGGCAAGACGCCCGTCGAACTGACCGCCAATATCGTGTCGGCCTATCTCAGCAACAATCCGACCCAGGCCTCGGAAATTCCGAACCTGATCAGCCAGGTCCATGCCGCGCTGATGCGGGTGTCGAGCGGCCGCCCCGAGACGCCGCTCGAGCCGGCCAAGCCGGCCGTGTCGGTGAAGAAGTCGATGACCCCGGAATATCTGGTGTGTCTTGAGGACGGCAAACGCTTCAAGTCACTCAAGCGCCATCTGCGCACGCAGTACAACATGACGCCGGAGCAATACCGCGACAAATGGGGCCTGCCGCCGGACTACCCGATGGTGGCGCCGAACTACGCGGTGGCGCGTTCGCAGCTCGCCAAGAAAATGGGCCTCGGCCAGCAGGCACGGAAGCGGAAGTAG
- a CDS encoding NAD-dependent epimerase/dehydratase family protein — translation MTVLVTGSSGHLGEALMRSLQAQRREAIGIDVLPAAFTHHVGSIADRVFVRRCMKGITTVLHAATLHKPHVATHSRQHFVDVNISGTLNLLEEAAAAGVTAFVYTSTTSVFGDALVPPPGEPAAWITEDVTAVPKNIYGVTKAAAEDLCQLFARNHSLRVIVLRTSRFFPEEDDNPAVREAYTDGNIKTNEFLYRRVDIEDVVSAHLLAAQHAPSAGFAKYIVSATTPFSRDDMAELRNDAPNVVRRYVPEYEAEFARRGWTMIQGIDRVYVNDRARAELGWQPRHDFRALIARLLAGEDIRSPLAREVGSKGYHDRVFGEGPYPVK, via the coding sequence GTGACGGTACTGGTGACCGGCAGTTCCGGCCATCTCGGCGAGGCGCTGATGCGTTCGTTGCAGGCGCAGCGGCGCGAGGCCATCGGCATTGATGTGCTGCCCGCCGCATTCACCCACCACGTCGGCTCGATCGCCGACCGGGTTTTCGTGCGCCGTTGCATGAAGGGCATCACGACCGTGCTGCATGCCGCGACGCTGCACAAGCCGCATGTGGCAACCCACAGCCGCCAGCACTTCGTCGACGTCAACATTTCAGGAACGCTCAATCTGCTCGAAGAAGCCGCCGCAGCCGGCGTCACGGCATTTGTCTACACCAGCACCACCAGCGTGTTTGGCGATGCACTGGTGCCGCCGCCAGGCGAGCCGGCAGCCTGGATCACGGAAGACGTCACGGCGGTGCCGAAAAATATCTACGGCGTCACCAAGGCGGCGGCGGAGGATCTATGCCAGCTTTTCGCGCGCAATCATTCGCTTCGCGTCATCGTGCTGCGCACCTCGCGCTTCTTTCCCGAGGAGGACGACAATCCCGCGGTGCGCGAGGCCTACACCGACGGCAACATCAAGACCAACGAGTTCCTCTATCGCCGCGTCGATATCGAAGACGTGGTCAGTGCGCATCTGCTGGCGGCCCAGCACGCGCCGTCGGCCGGTTTCGCGAAATACATCGTCAGCGCCACCACGCCGTTCTCGCGCGACGACATGGCGGAACTGCGCAACGACGCGCCGAATGTGGTCCGCCGTTACGTGCCGGAGTATGAGGCCGAATTTGCCCGGCGCGGCTGGACGATGATTCAGGGCATCGACCGCGTCTACGTCAACGACCGGGCGCGCGCCGAACTCGGCTGGCAGCCGCGCCACGATTTCCGCGCGCTGATTGCGCGGCTGCTGGCCGGCGAGGACATCCGCAGCCCCCTTGCGCGCGAGGTCGGCAGCAAGGGCTATCACGATCGGGTTTTTGGCGAGGGACCCTACCCGGTCAAGTGA
- a CDS encoding GNAT family N-acetyltransferase — MSVITLREITAATVRVICDLETREEQKRFVAPNALSIAQAYFEPRAIFRAVYADEVPVGFVMWKPTDETEVAYLWRFMIDHNHQKMGHAKQAIAHLIDLLRDAGYRRMQTSVVLGNGGPLDFYRSIGFVETDAMLSNGERVLTRSL, encoded by the coding sequence ATGTCTGTCATAACCCTCCGCGAGATCACCGCTGCAACCGTGCGGGTGATTTGCGACTTGGAAACAAGAGAGGAGCAGAAACGCTTTGTCGCCCCCAATGCACTCTCAATCGCGCAAGCGTATTTCGAGCCGCGAGCCATCTTCAGGGCAGTATACGCAGACGAGGTACCGGTTGGCTTCGTGATGTGGAAGCCAACCGATGAGACGGAAGTTGCCTATCTTTGGCGGTTCATGATCGACCATAACCACCAAAAGATGGGACACGCAAAACAAGCGATTGCGCACCTGATCGATCTTCTCCGCGATGCTGGCTACCGACGAATGCAGACGAGCGTCGTGCTCGGCAATGGCGGTCCGCTAGACTTCTATCGTTCGATCGGATTCGTTGAGACTGATGCGATGCTATCAAACGGAGAGCGGGTTCTAACGCGCAGCTTGTAG
- a CDS encoding VOC family protein, protein MALKRMDNVGIVVEDLGGTIDFFRELGLELEGRATIEGEWAGRVTGLGDQRVEIAMMRTPDGHSRLELSRFLTPPVVADHRNAPVNALGYLRVMFAVDDIDETLERLRTRGAQLVGEVVQYKDAYRLCYIRGPEGLLIGLAQELS, encoded by the coding sequence ATGGCGCTCAAGCGGATGGACAACGTAGGAATCGTCGTCGAAGACCTCGGAGGGACGATTGATTTCTTTCGCGAACTCGGCCTCGAGCTCGAAGGGCGGGCCACGATCGAAGGAGAATGGGCCGGCCGTGTCACTGGACTGGGCGATCAGCGTGTCGAGATTGCCATGATGCGCACACCGGACGGCCACAGCCGGCTCGAGCTCTCCCGCTTCCTCACGCCGCCTGTCGTCGCAGATCACCGGAACGCCCCGGTCAACGCCCTGGGCTACCTCCGCGTCATGTTCGCCGTGGACGACATCGACGAGACGCTTGAAAGGCTCCGCACGCGCGGCGCGCAGCTCGTAGGCGAAGTAGTCCAGTATAAAGATGCGTATCGGCTCTGCTACATCCGTGGGCCTGAAGGGCTTCTCATCGGACTCGCCCAAGAACTCAGCTGA
- a CDS encoding class II aldolase/adducin family protein, producing the protein MSPAEARLKQVPSGMTDAEWNQRVNLAACYRLVALYGWDDLVDTHISARVPGPDHHFLINPYGLMFEEITASSLVKVDLHGNQLTESEYSINPAGFTIHSAIHEVREDAGCVLHLHTPDGTAVASCMEGLLPMNQTAQFVTHDLAYHDYEGVALDHDERPRLQNDLGNKNHMLLRNHGTLTVGRSVASAFERMYHLERACTMQVRTRMLGPTAYPVEQAVIDKNEQLFSNSDFAERRSTNLVWPPLLRKLDRIDPSYKT; encoded by the coding sequence ATGTCGCCAGCCGAAGCTCGCTTGAAGCAAGTTCCTTCCGGCATGACGGACGCCGAGTGGAACCAGCGCGTCAATCTCGCCGCCTGCTATCGCCTCGTGGCGCTGTATGGCTGGGACGATCTGGTCGACACCCATATCTCGGCGCGCGTGCCCGGCCCCGACCATCATTTCCTGATCAATCCTTACGGGTTGATGTTCGAGGAAATCACTGCGTCGAGCCTGGTGAAGGTCGATCTTCACGGCAACCAGCTCACGGAGAGCGAATACAGCATCAATCCGGCCGGCTTCACCATCCATTCGGCGATCCACGAGGTGCGCGAGGATGCCGGCTGCGTCCTTCATCTGCACACGCCGGACGGAACAGCGGTGGCGAGCTGCATGGAAGGCCTGCTGCCGATGAACCAGACCGCGCAATTCGTCACCCACGACCTCGCCTATCACGATTACGAAGGCGTGGCGCTGGACCACGACGAACGCCCGCGGCTGCAGAACGACCTCGGCAACAAGAACCACATGCTGTTGCGCAATCACGGCACGCTGACGGTCGGCCGTTCGGTCGCCTCCGCCTTCGAGCGCATGTACCATCTGGAGCGGGCCTGCACGATGCAGGTGCGCACCCGCATGCTGGGGCCGACTGCCTACCCGGTCGAACAGGCCGTCATCGACAAGAACGAACAACTGTTCAGCAATTCCGATTTCGCCGAACGACGCTCGACCAATCTGGTGTGGCCGCCGCTGCTGCGGAAACTGGATCGCATCGACCCCAGCTACAAGACCTGA
- a CDS encoding DUF308 domain-containing protein, whose amino-acid sequence MMFVMLVAGIGLVLAGLLATGYGISIKEFSTGNTLIITGVMAVCTGAMMLALWMAVRELKTIARRLGTGAPEARGEATVRPVLPVAAARDSAPAGGGFPAAEQPGGPGSFSLAAPPPFPPAAPPPWQNEAVLRDHPIPEPMHPEPSPSASKPKRNLLFSSTSRKERERAQARAGEPLPPDLLSSDLRSKPPTAPPVETAEPPPASFEDAWPRAERAKSGESPPQRRSGRVPPTPTEGNGGPARSEDQPEVTVLKSGVVDGMAYSLYSDGSIEAQMPEGMMRFASIDELRAHLDQRS is encoded by the coding sequence ATGATGTTCGTTATGTTGGTCGCAGGGATCGGCCTTGTTTTGGCGGGCCTGTTGGCGACCGGCTATGGAATCTCGATCAAGGAATTCAGTACCGGCAACACGCTCATCATCACCGGTGTGATGGCTGTTTGCACCGGCGCAATGATGCTCGCGCTCTGGATGGCGGTCAGGGAGCTGAAGACGATCGCGCGGCGGCTCGGTACCGGCGCGCCTGAAGCGCGCGGGGAGGCCACGGTGCGGCCGGTGCTTCCCGTCGCCGCTGCGCGGGATTCCGCCCCTGCCGGTGGCGGCTTCCCGGCCGCTGAGCAGCCCGGCGGTCCCGGATCCTTCTCTCTAGCGGCGCCGCCGCCTTTCCCGCCGGCGGCGCCGCCGCCGTGGCAGAACGAGGCTGTCCTGCGCGATCATCCGATCCCGGAGCCGATGCATCCTGAACCTTCACCGTCGGCTTCGAAACCGAAGCGCAATTTGCTGTTTTCATCGACGTCGCGAAAGGAGCGCGAGCGCGCCCAGGCGCGGGCCGGCGAGCCGCTGCCACCGGACCTGTTGTCGTCAGACCTGCGCTCCAAGCCGCCCACGGCGCCGCCGGTTGAAACGGCCGAACCGCCGCCGGCATCGTTCGAGGATGCCTGGCCGAGAGCGGAACGCGCAAAGTCGGGTGAGAGCCCGCCGCAGCGGCGCAGCGGGCGCGTGCCCCCGACGCCCACGGAAGGCAATGGTGGACCGGCGCGCTCAGAGGATCAGCCTGAAGTGACGGTGCTGAAATCGGGCGTTGTCGATGGCATGGCCTATTCGCTCTATTCCGATGGTTCGATCGAGGCCCAGATGCCGGAAGGGATGATGCGCTTCGCCTCGATCGATGAACTGCGCGCGCATCTCGATCAGCGGTCCTAG